In one window of Mobula hypostoma chromosome 1, sMobHyp1.1, whole genome shotgun sequence DNA:
- the fam177a1 gene encoding protein FAM177A1, with protein sequence MAEKLPGLGLYLSPGNVLLSGGSMDAEKLQASGKSFENIELGDVSTRKQKVPRRIIHFASGETMEEYSTDEEEPEEDKRDLLPTIDVSKLPWGPFLWFYMLRFATGTLSVCDFLGEKLASLFGINAPKYQYAIDEYYRIKKEEEEEEEENKMSEEAEKNFQEQMEKQQDVVSSHEGLPAVNASFVNVSFEIENDPTPITETKQRGDPIPS encoded by the exons ATGGCGGAGAAGCTGCCCGGTCTCGGCCTCTACCTCAGCCCCGGCAACGTGCTGCTCAGTGGGGGCAGTATGGACGCGGAGAAG CTGCAAGCAAGTGGAAAATCATTTGAGAATATAGAACTTGGAGACGTGAGCACAAGGAAACAAAAGGTTCCTCGGAGAATCATTCACTTTGCAAGTGGCGAAACAATGGAGGAGTATAGCACTGATGAAGAAGAGCCGGAAGAAGATAAGAGAGATTTGTTGCCTACAATTGATGTG AGCAAACTTCCATGGGGCCCATTTCTGTGGTTCTACATGCTAAGATTTGCAACAGGAACACTATCTG TGTGCGACTTCTTAGGAGAAAAATTAGCTTCCCTTTTTGGTATAAATGCACCAAAATACCAGTATGCTATCGATGAATACTATAGAATAAAGAAGGAG gaggaggaagaagaggaagaaaataAAATGTCAGAAGAAGCTGAAAAGAATTTCCAAGAACAAATGGAAAAGCAGCAAGATGTAGTCAGTTCACATGAGGGTTTGCCAGCGGTTAACGCATCATTTGTAAATGTCAGTTTTGAAATAGAAAATGATCCTACACCTATAACGGAAACCAAACAAAGAGGTGATCCTATCCCTTCTTAG